GCTTGAAGTGCTCGGCGAAGTCGGGCGGCACGCCGTACGGCTTGTCCATGCCGGGATTGACGGCGATGCTGTCCTTCTCCGCCTTCTCCAGCTGACGCTCGACTTCACGGATCGACGAGAGATATTCCTCGAGCTTGCGCTGGTCGGTCGGGCCGAGCGACGACTGCAGCTTCTTCGTGTCCGTCGTGACGAAGTCCAGGATGCTGCGGCGGTAGCGCGCGCGGCGATCCATGTCCTCGGCGCTCATGATCTGCCCCGTGCCGAAGAGCCGCTCGAACAGGACCCGTGGATCGAGCACCGGCGGCAGCGGCTGCGTCTCGCTGCGCCACGACAGGTTGTTCGTGTAGGCGCACGAGTAGCCCGAGTCGCAGTCGCCCGCCTGCCGCGAGTCGTCCATGCCGAGCTCGAGCGACGCGAAGCGCGTCTCGTGTCCGATCTTGTTGGCGATGATCTGGTCGGCCGAGACGCTCGCCTTGATGTCGATGGTCGTCTTCTTGACCTGCACACCGGTGAGATACGAGCCGGCGCAGCGTCCGTGGTCGCCGGCGCCGTCGAGCAGCGCCCGCCCGCTGTTGTTCGTCAGGTTGCCGATCTGGATCATGTCGCCGCAGAAGGCCTCGAGCGGCTTCATGATGCGCGGGAGGTTGCCGGCCAGCGGCCCGGCCTGCGGGACGTTCCAGTTCCTCATGTCGATGCCGTTGGGCACGTAGAGGAACGCGAGCCGCACCGGCAGTTTGGCGGGGGCCGCAAACGCCGGCACCATCGAGTCCAGGAACGGGAGCGCCACCGCGGCCCCCACGCCCTTCAGGAACGTCCGACGCGGAACCGCCTTGCCTGTGACGATCATCTCGCCTCCTGGAAACGCAGCCGTGATTTTAAACGAAACCGGCTAAAATCGCCCGCCGGGACCGGGGGGTCCCCTTGGAGGCAGGAAAAATGCTCAGAATGGTCCCGCTAGGGTTCGTCGCGCTGATTGCGCTTACCGCCGCCCCCT
The Vicinamibacterales bacterium genome window above contains:
- a CDS encoding DUF1552 domain-containing protein — protein: MIVTGKAVPRRTFLKGVGAAVALPFLDSMVPAFAAPAKLPVRLAFLYVPNGIDMRNWNVPQAGPLAGNLPRIMKPLEAFCGDMIQIGNLTNNSGRALLDGAGDHGRCAGSYLTGVQVKKTTIDIKASVSADQIIANKIGHETRFASLELGMDDSRQAGDCDSGYSCAYTNNLSWRSETQPLPPVLDPRVLFERLFGTGQIMSAEDMDRRARYRRSILDFVTTDTKKLQSSLGPTDQRKLEEYLSSIREVERQLEKAEKDSIAVNPGMDKPYGVPPDFAEHFKLMTDMITIAFQADMTRVLTFLMTREGTSRSYREIGIADGHHPCTHHQGKADLIEKVIQINEYHTTQLAGWLRKLKSIPEGDGNLLDNSMIVYGAGLSDGNRHLHDDLPTLLIGRGGNYFKGGRRVIYRRETPMSNFHLTLMERMGVPMENFGDASGHLDPASLT